In Kushneria marisflavi, the following are encoded in one genomic region:
- a CDS encoding ribokinase, producing the protein MSLPKQPSSGSATVYNYGSINIDHVYRVPHLVRPGETLSSTDYQIVLGGKGANQTIALARAGGQVSHWGQLGRADDWALETLKDAGADIDDVALLESASGHTVIQVDDEGENAIVLFGGTNQSFTPERIDELLTGADKGGWLLLQNECNDIDVVIRQALERGLKVAFNPAPMTPAIRELPLKDLALLFVNRGEAAALVDIDEQSDADALIEALQTALPGVNIVLTLGSEGAWRIDGERGDTLYQPARPVQAVDTTGAGDTFIGYYMAALQAGNDASTCLERATAAAALAVQRAGAATGIPTVDEVETFLKIAARPS; encoded by the coding sequence ATGTCCTTACCGAAGCAGCCATCCTCCGGGTCGGCCACCGTCTACAACTATGGCTCGATCAATATCGACCATGTCTATCGTGTCCCGCATCTGGTGCGTCCCGGCGAGACCCTCTCCAGCACTGATTACCAGATCGTGCTGGGCGGCAAGGGTGCCAATCAGACCATCGCGCTGGCGCGGGCCGGTGGGCAGGTGAGCCACTGGGGACAGCTTGGCCGTGCCGACGACTGGGCGCTGGAGACCCTGAAGGACGCCGGCGCCGATATCGATGACGTGGCGCTGCTGGAAAGTGCCAGCGGCCATACCGTGATCCAGGTCGATGACGAGGGGGAAAACGCCATCGTGCTGTTCGGTGGTACCAATCAGAGTTTTACGCCCGAGCGGATCGATGAGCTGCTGACCGGTGCCGACAAGGGCGGCTGGCTGCTGCTGCAAAACGAGTGCAACGATATTGACGTCGTGATTCGTCAGGCGCTCGAGCGCGGATTGAAGGTCGCCTTCAATCCCGCACCGATGACGCCGGCCATTCGCGAATTGCCCCTGAAGGATCTCGCGCTGTTGTTCGTCAACCGGGGCGAAGCTGCCGCACTGGTGGACATCGACGAGCAAAGCGATGCCGACGCCCTGATCGAGGCGCTGCAAACGGCACTACCGGGCGTCAATATCGTGCTGACGCTGGGCTCGGAAGGGGCCTGGCGCATCGACGGCGAACGTGGTGACACCCTGTACCAGCCGGCGCGTCCGGTACAGGCCGTCGATACGACCGGTGCCGGTGACACGTTCATCGGCTATTACATGGCCGCCCTGCAGGCGGGCAACGATGCCTCTACCTGCCTGGAGCGCGCTACCGCGGCCGCCGCACTGGCCGTGCAGCGTGCTGGTGCGGCCACCGGCATCCCGACGGTCGATGAGGTCGAAACCTTCCTGAAGATCGCTGCCCGCCCGTCATGA
- a CDS encoding pirin family protein has translation MLTLRPGSERGHADHGWLESYHSFSFAGYVDPDHVHFGPLRVINEDRVAPGGGFGQHGHRDMEIFSYVLSGELAHRDTLGNGSSIGPGRVQLMTTGTGVEHSEFNHSAHEPVHFLQIWLFPRETGLTPRYSEADFSADSKRDQLRLIISPDGRDGSLRIEQDAFIYATLLEGETTLTHTLAPGRRAYVHLIRGTLEINGQLLEGGDALMLEEEARIELTRGRDAEALVFDLP, from the coding sequence ATGTTGACCCTGCGCCCTGGTAGCGAACGTGGCCACGCCGATCACGGCTGGCTTGAGAGCTACCACTCCTTTTCCTTTGCCGGCTATGTCGATCCTGACCATGTCCATTTCGGCCCCCTGCGGGTGATCAATGAAGACCGTGTCGCTCCCGGCGGCGGCTTTGGTCAACACGGCCATCGTGACATGGAGATTTTTTCCTACGTGCTTTCCGGCGAACTGGCCCATCGCGATACGCTGGGCAACGGCTCAAGCATTGGGCCGGGACGCGTGCAACTGATGACGACCGGTACCGGCGTGGAGCACAGCGAGTTCAACCACAGCGCCCATGAGCCGGTGCACTTTCTGCAGATCTGGCTCTTTCCTCGTGAGACCGGGCTTACACCGCGCTACAGCGAGGCGGACTTCTCTGCTGACTCAAAGCGTGACCAGCTGCGCCTGATCATCTCCCCGGACGGCCGCGATGGCTCGCTGCGCATCGAACAGGATGCCTTCATTTACGCCACGCTCCTGGAGGGTGAGACCACGCTCACTCACACGCTGGCGCCAGGCCGTCGTGCCTACGTGCACCTCATTCGCGGCACGCTTGAGATCAACGGCCAGCTTCTTGAAGGCGGTGATGCCCTGATGCTGGAAGAAGAAGCACGGATTGAGCTGACGCGCGGTCGTGACGCCGAAGCGCTGGTCTTTGATCTACCCTGA